A genome region from Sceloporus undulatus isolate JIND9_A2432 ecotype Alabama chromosome 1, SceUnd_v1.1, whole genome shotgun sequence includes the following:
- the KLHL28 gene encoding kelch-like protein 28, whose amino-acid sequence MDRSSPTYMVANLTPLHSEQLLQGLNLLRQHHELCDVILRVGDVKIHAHKVVLASISPYFKAMFSGNLSEKENAEVEFQCIAEAALQAIVEYAYTGTVFISQDTVESLLPAANLLQIKLVLKECCSFLESQLDPGNCIGISRFAETYGCHDLYLAASKYICQNFEEVCQTEEFFELTHSELVEIVSNDCLNVVTEEMVFYALESWIKYDAQERQKYLAQLLHCVRLPLLSVKFLTRLYEANHLIRDDHTCKHLLNEALKYHFMPEHRLSYQTVLTTRPRCPPKVLCAVGGKAGLFACLESVEMYFPQNDTWIGLAPLSVPRYEFGVCVLDQKIYVIGGIATHMCQGINYRKHESSVECWDPDTNTWTSMESMNDSRSTLGVAVLSREIYALGGYNGQSYLQSVEKYIPKVKEWQPVAPMSKTRSCFAAAVLDGMIYAIGGYGPAHMNSVERYDPSKDSWETVAPMADKRINFGVGVMLGFIFVVGGHNGVSHLSSIERYDPHQNQWSICRPMKEPRTGVGAAVIDTYLYVVGGHSGSSYLNTVQKYDPISDSWLDTAGMLYCRCNFGLTAL is encoded by the exons ATGGACCGGTCGTCTCCAACCTACATGGTTGCCAACTTAACCCCTTTGCATTCAGAGCAGCTTCTGCAGGGCCTGAACCTCCTTCGGCAGCACCATGAGCTCTGTGACGTCATCCTTCGCGTCGGAGACGTCAAGATCCATGCTCACAAAGTGGTGCTGGCCAGCATCAGCCCCTACTTCAAGGCCATGTTCAGCGGCAACCTCTCAGAGAAGGAGAATGCGGAGGTGGAGTTCCAGTGCATCGCTGAGGCAGCCCTTCAAGCCATTGTGGAGTACGCTTACACAGGGACTGTTTTCATCTCGCAGGACACCGTGGAGTCGCTCCTGCCTGCGGCCAACCTCCTACAGATCAAGCTGGTGCTGAAGGAGTGCTGCAGCTTCTTGGAGAGCCAGCTGGATCCCGGGAACTGCATTGGGATCTCCCGCTTTGCCGAGACGTATGGCTGCCATGATCTCTACCTGGCCGCCAGCAAGTACATTTGCCAGAACTTTGAGGAGGTCTGTCAGACAGAGGAGTTTTTTGAACTGACCCATTCTGAGCTGGTTGAAATTGTCTCCAACGACTGCTTGAACGTGGTGACTGAGGAGATGGTCTTCTATGCCCTGGAGTCTTGGATCAAGTACGATGCCCAAGAGAGGCAGAAGTACCTGGCCCAGCTCCTCCACTGCGTGCGGCTGCCTCTGCTAAGCGTCAAATTCCTCACCCGACTCTATGAAGCCAACCATCTCATCCGTGATGACCACACCTGCAAGCACCTTCTGAATGAAGCACTGAAGTACCACTTCATGCCGGAGCACCGGCTCTCCTACCAGACAGTGCTGACCACACGCCCTCGCTGCCCCCCCAAAGTCCTTTGCGCTGTTGGAGGGAAGGCCGGCCTctttgcttgcctggaaag tGTGGAGATGTACTTTCCCCAGAATGACACTTGGATAGGACTGGCACCTCTAAGTGTCCCACGCTATGAATTTGGTGTCTGTGTCCTTGATCAGAAAATCTATGTGATTGGGGGGATTGCCACCCACATGTGTCAAGGCATCAACTATCGGAAGCATGAGAGCTCAGTGGAATGCTGGGACCCCGATACAAATACCTGGACCTCCATGGAAAGCATGAACGACAGCCGAAGCACCCTGGGGGTTGCTGTTCTATCACGAGAAATCTATGCCTTGGGCGGCTATAATGGCCAGTCATACCTGCAGTCTGTGGAGAAGTACATTCCGAAGGTGAAGGAGTGGCAGCCTGTGGCACCCATGAGCAAAACCAGGAGCTGCTTTGCTGCAGCTGTTCTGGATGGCATGATCTACGCCATCGGTGGCTATGGCCCTGCCCATATGAACAG TGTGGAACGTTACGATCCAAGCAAAGACTCCTGGGAGACCGTTGCCCCCATGGCTGACAAAAGAATAAACTTTGGTGTTGGGGTTATGCTGGGCTTCATATTTGTTGTTGGGGGCCATAACGGCGTATCTCACTTGTCCAGCATTGAGCGGTACGATCCGCACCAAAACCAGTGGAGCATTTGCCGGCCGATGAAGGAACCCAGAACAG GAGTTGGAGCCGCTGTCATTGACACATACCTTTATGTCGTCGGTGGACACTCGGGCTCATCCTACCTGAACACTGTACAGAAGTATGACCCTATCTCAGACAGCTGGCTGGACACGGCTGGGATGTTGTACTGCCGGTGCAATTTTGGCTTGACTGCACTTTGA